A genomic window from Flavobacterium azooxidireducens includes:
- a CDS encoding lysylphosphatidylglycerol synthase domain-containing protein — MFQVKVCFFVLMNSIPYKAKQFLLVLVKLLIVGFAFYYLYAELSKKNLDDWQLVSTKFTFFSLVGIVFLSVLNWFFEILKWQNLVNSFYKISLKEAAFQSLGSLTASVFTPNRVGEYGAKMLYFPKSETKKIILLNFIGNSSQMATTTFFGVLGLFITGLFYDYFSYKIGLVIFLFFSIFSIFFMFRKKISIYGFSVEKLTQKIRTFPRNLLITTQQLSVIRFLIFSHQFYFLLLIFGVEITYSLALATIFSMYFLASIVPSIHLMDVAIKGSAAVVLFGKLGVNQWTIVSITTLMWLLNLVIPVLIGSLFVMKFKPKLEL, encoded by the coding sequence ATGTTTCAGGTTAAAGTTTGTTTCTTTGTGTTGATGAATTCAATTCCTTACAAAGCTAAACAATTCCTGCTGGTTCTCGTCAAACTTTTGATAGTGGGCTTTGCTTTTTATTATTTGTATGCCGAATTGAGCAAAAAAAACCTAGACGATTGGCAACTTGTCTCGACTAAATTTACATTTTTTAGTTTAGTCGGAATTGTCTTTTTAAGCGTTTTAAATTGGTTTTTTGAAATTTTGAAATGGCAAAACTTAGTTAATTCTTTTTATAAAATTTCGTTGAAAGAAGCCGCTTTTCAATCGTTAGGATCATTAACTGCTTCTGTATTTACACCCAATCGAGTAGGAGAATACGGAGCCAAAATGCTGTATTTTCCAAAATCAGAAACAAAAAAAATCATTCTTTTGAATTTTATCGGAAACAGTTCTCAAATGGCTACAACTACATTTTTTGGTGTGTTGGGATTGTTTATAACAGGTTTGTTTTATGATTATTTTAGTTATAAAATCGGCTTGGTTATATTTTTATTTTTTTCGATTTTTTCGATTTTTTTCATGTTTAGAAAAAAGATTTCCATTTATGGATTTTCAGTTGAAAAATTAACTCAGAAAATTAGAACATTTCCAAGAAATTTATTGATAACTACACAGCAATTGTCTGTTATTCGATTTCTGATTTTCTCCCATCAATTTTATTTTTTATTGTTGATTTTTGGTGTTGAAATTACGTATTCTTTAGCTTTGGCAACCATTTTTTCAATGTATTTTTTAGCCTCCATTGTTCCGAGTATTCATTTGATGGATGTAGCGATAAAAGGAAGTGCTGCTGTCGTTTTATTCGGAAAATTAGGTGTCAATCAATGGACAATCGTTTCCATAACAACATTAATGTGGCTGTTGAACTTGGTTATTCCGGTTTTGATTGGAAGCCTTTTTGTAATGAAATTCAAACCAAAATTAGAACTATGA
- a CDS encoding glycosyltransferase family 2 protein, with product MIYLLILVISVYVFLMIFLWMGFKKTPKSNENSSVEKLSFSIVVPFRNEAENLPILLKSIEKLNYPIENFEVILVDDESMDGFRVASLASLCSASPRVGFRVLTVENVRKSNSPKKDAIQTAILHSKFDWIITTDADCLVPENWLLDLNNYIQNTKKQMVSGPVFFKNKSNFLNDFQQIEMISLQAVTIGSFDFNFAFMCNGANFAYSKNFFQQLNGFDGNEKIASGDDVFLLQKAVKNFPDEVGFLLKQDFQIITNQAENWSELFQQRVRWAGKSKAYSSGFGKFVALTVLLANLAFITSLILLFFGVFEMIVLLLLKVISDLLLANQTAQFYKIKMKNSLLTALVYPFFSSAVAFYSLFGKYEWKGRSFKS from the coding sequence ATGATTTACCTACTAATTTTAGTGATTTCGGTTTATGTTTTTTTGATGATTTTCCTTTGGATGGGATTTAAAAAAACACCAAAATCAAATGAAAATTCATCTGTTGAAAAACTATCTTTCTCCATCGTTGTTCCATTTCGAAATGAAGCTGAAAATCTTCCGATTCTTTTAAAATCCATTGAAAAATTAAATTATCCTATTGAGAATTTTGAAGTGATTTTGGTTGATGATGAGTCGATGGATGGTTTTCGGGTTGCGAGTTTAGCTTCGCTCTGTTCGGCTTCGCCTCGGGTCGGGTTTCGGGTTTTGACCGTTGAAAATGTTAGAAAATCGAATTCACCAAAAAAAGATGCGATTCAAACCGCGATTCTTCATTCAAAATTTGACTGGATTATTACAACCGATGCCGATTGTTTAGTTCCTGAAAATTGGCTTTTGGACTTAAATAATTACATCCAAAACACCAAAAAACAAATGGTTAGCGGACCGGTTTTTTTTAAAAATAAATCTAATTTTCTGAATGATTTTCAACAAATTGAAATGATTAGTTTGCAAGCAGTTACAATAGGAAGTTTTGATTTTAATTTCGCTTTTATGTGCAACGGAGCCAATTTTGCCTATTCCAAAAATTTCTTTCAACAACTAAACGGTTTTGATGGAAATGAAAAAATTGCTAGCGGAGACGATGTGTTTTTATTGCAAAAAGCGGTTAAAAATTTTCCGGATGAAGTTGGATTTTTACTAAAACAAGACTTTCAAATCATAACTAATCAGGCAGAAAACTGGTCAGAACTTTTTCAGCAGCGTGTTCGTTGGGCTGGAAAATCAAAAGCATATTCTTCCGGTTTTGGTAAATTTGTTGCTTTGACTGTTTTGTTAGCCAATTTAGCTTTTATCACTTCTTTAATTCTACTTTTCTTCGGAGTTTTTGAAATGATAGTTTTATTGCTCTTAAAAGTTATTTCCGATTTACTATTAGCCAATCAAACCGCTCAATTTTATAAAATAAAAATGAAAAATAGTTTATTGACGGCTTTAGTTTATCCGTTTTTCAGTTCGGCCGTAGCCTTTTATTCGTTGTTTGGAAAATATGAATGGAAAGGCAGAAGCTTCAAATCTTAA
- a CDS encoding tetratricopeptide repeat protein, whose amino-acid sequence MKIFKNTISIHFIFLFFVLILSNFQSFAQHLKVGDSLFSMGFYNKAIENYSLSKENIKEFKIAKVHEANGDFINTLKHLENYRAADSLNSSANFMYGKTLLHLKETKKAIATFEKLTKENENPTYNYYLGLAFEQDVKIIQALKTFQKVIELDNFHLKSNYKVALFEMRAERWEKATLIIDKILKQQPENTDFLSLKAQCLYGKSDFKNAKKAFEYLIELNFKEQFVYEKIALCLLKLKEHQKSIEAFEALMIQFEQLDNPDFHYNIGLNYGYLKNLKKAEKHLLLSKELKKATFENEYFSIALFNQENGNLTKALTFYKKTIQEQPEYLEAHYQIAIITDETSKDLAVKLKTFENLKTKFPDMNSEKLSYVDHRIKAIKKEIHLKG is encoded by the coding sequence ATGAAAATTTTCAAAAATACCATCTCTATACATTTCATCTTTCTGTTTTTTGTTTTGATTTTATCAAATTTTCAATCTTTTGCTCAACATTTAAAAGTTGGCGACAGCTTATTTTCGATGGGTTTTTATAACAAAGCCATTGAAAACTATTCGCTTTCCAAAGAAAATATAAAGGAATTTAAAATTGCCAAAGTGCATGAAGCTAATGGTGATTTTATAAACACTTTAAAACATTTAGAAAATTATAGAGCTGCTGATAGTTTAAATTCATCGGCTAATTTTATGTATGGAAAGACTTTGTTACATCTTAAAGAAACAAAAAAAGCGATAGCAACTTTTGAAAAACTAACCAAGGAAAACGAAAATCCAACCTATAATTACTATCTAGGATTGGCCTTTGAACAAGATGTAAAAATTATTCAAGCACTAAAAACTTTTCAAAAAGTAATTGAATTGGATAATTTTCATTTAAAAAGCAATTACAAAGTAGCCTTGTTTGAAATGCGAGCAGAACGATGGGAAAAAGCAACGCTAATTATTGACAAAATACTAAAACAACAACCGGAAAATACTGATTTTCTGTCATTAAAAGCACAATGTCTTTATGGAAAATCTGATTTTAAGAATGCTAAAAAAGCATTTGAGTATTTGATTGAATTAAATTTTAAAGAACAATTTGTTTATGAAAAAATCGCTCTTTGTTTACTAAAATTAAAAGAACATCAAAAATCAATTGAAGCCTTTGAAGCATTGATGATTCAATTTGAACAGCTTGATAATCCTGATTTTCACTACAATATCGGCTTAAATTATGGCTATTTAAAAAACTTAAAAAAGGCCGAAAAACATTTGCTACTATCAAAAGAATTGAAAAAGGCGACATTTGAAAACGAATATTTTTCGATTGCTCTTTTTAATCAAGAAAATGGAAATTTGACTAAAGCATTAACGTTTTACAAAAAAACAATTCAGGAACAACCGGAGTATTTGGAAGCTCATTATCAAATTGCGATTATTACCGATGAAACTTCAAAAGATTTAGCTGTGAAACTTAAAACATTTGAAAATTTAAAAACTAAATTTCCGGATATGAACAGTGAAAAACTTTCTTATGTAGATCATAGAATTAAGGCAATTAAAAAAGAAATTCATTTGAAAGGTTAA
- a CDS encoding DUF456 domain-containing protein gives MDYALLLIAFILMIIGILGSILPVLPGPPISWVGLLLLYLTKAVPMSYTVLGVTLFVALVVGILDYVIPAKGTKRFGGSKYGIWGTNIGLIVGIFAPIPFGFIIGPFIGAFVGEMINDSKDSQKAFKAATGSFIGFLASTFMKFVVSVVFFGLFLLKVWEYRNELF, from the coding sequence ATGGATTACGCACTTTTACTCATCGCATTCATTTTAATGATAATCGGCATTCTCGGCAGTATTTTACCCGTTTTGCCCGGACCACCCATCAGTTGGGTCGGACTTTTGTTGTTGTATCTCACCAAAGCCGTGCCAATGAGTTATACCGTTTTGGGCGTAACTTTATTTGTTGCACTCGTAGTCGGGATTCTCGATTACGTCATTCCCGCCAAAGGAACCAAACGATTTGGTGGAAGCAAATACGGAATTTGGGGAACAAATATTGGCTTGATTGTTGGCATTTTTGCACCCATTCCATTCGGATTCATCATCGGTCCATTCATAGGAGCTTTTGTCGGCGAAATGATTAATGATTCCAAAGATTCTCAAAAAGCATTCAAAGCCGCAACCGGTTCTTTCATCGGGTTTTTGGCTTCCACGTTTATGAAGTTTGTAGTTTCTGTTGTGTTTTTTGGTCTCTTCCTCCTTAAAGTTTGGGAATACCGTAACGAATTATTTTAA
- a CDS encoding T9SS type A sorting domain-containing protein: MKKTLLFVFLLLVSNSFFAQITTPPDLTACGLGGAAAFDLTINQPIILSTVSNPIDYTVTYHETQSDADNNTTAITNPTSYININNPQIIYVRVENSQTSEVEFTYFELQLNQIPNPSSAELFWCDPNELPIYNLEEAIPQITNGASSLTVSFYETLIEAELNSNPIPNNTYVPLQFPVEILFVRAEDSLTGCFATTTLTLNTHNCNLDCQSAVNLTANNITDTSTTITWSSLPESANVPAYWSLILVPYGEPFNGANNLITQTPNFTFTSLIPNTCYSVYVSSHCFINGTVAISMTDPLHFCTIDCTNNGQCPEQLNLIAFVDENNNGTKEEEEILFNSGSFVYEINNSGETIYGNSGNGNFTIFESNPDNSYDFSFEVNDALAAYFSSTATYSNITAPEGSGLSTYYFPITSIQPYADVSVTLFANSQPRPGFTYTNTIAIKNNSYTTVPFGNISFTKDNDVTIISVSEISIVSTASGFDYSYSDLAPFETRYLTVTMQVPTMPTVNLGDVLTNSVSIEAIENEVNLTNNTFSLSQVVVGSYDPNDKNESHGGKIVFADFTADDYLYYTIRFENTGTAAAEFIRIEDTLQNSLDETTFEMLNASHQYNVRRTDNQLVWNFLDIDLPPTIEDAELSQGFIHFKIKPKPGFAIGDMIENTAEIYFDYNPPIITNTIESEFVENLSVADFSVSRVVLYPNPTKNNFQIQLSGSDFIEQISVFDVLGKRIYKQNMIESNSASVDTSTFNEGIYLVEITTTSNQRILKKIVKQ; encoded by the coding sequence ATGAAAAAAACTTTACTTTTCGTTTTTCTTCTTTTAGTATCGAACTCTTTTTTTGCACAAATTACAACTCCTCCCGATTTAACTGCATGTGGTCTGGGCGGAGCAGCAGCATTTGATTTAACAATTAATCAACCAATCATTTTAAGTACTGTTTCAAATCCAATTGACTATACAGTTACTTATCATGAAACGCAATCAGATGCAGATAATAATACCACTGCAATTACAAATCCCACTTCTTACATAAACATAAATAATCCACAAATAATTTATGTTCGAGTTGAAAATAGTCAAACAAGTGAAGTTGAATTTACCTATTTTGAATTACAGTTAAATCAAATACCAAATCCTTCTTCAGCGGAACTTTTTTGGTGTGACCCAAATGAATTGCCAATTTATAATTTAGAGGAGGCTATTCCTCAAATTACTAATGGAGCATCGTCATTAACAGTAAGTTTTTATGAAACATTAATAGAAGCAGAACTAAATTCAAATCCTATTCCAAACAACACGTATGTTCCTTTACAATTTCCTGTTGAAATCCTTTTTGTAAGGGCAGAAGATTCTCTTACTGGCTGTTTTGCAACTACGACACTTACTTTAAACACACATAATTGCAATTTAGATTGTCAATCTGCCGTAAACTTAACTGCAAACAACATAACGGATACTTCAACAACAATAACTTGGTCTAGTCTACCAGAAAGTGCTAATGTACCGGCTTATTGGAGTCTTATCTTAGTTCCATATGGAGAACCTTTTAATGGAGCAAACAATCTAATAACACAAACCCCTAATTTTACTTTTACAAGTTTAATTCCCAACACCTGTTATTCAGTTTATGTTTCATCACATTGTTTTATTAATGGCACGGTTGCAATTTCAATGACCGATCCTTTACATTTTTGTACTATAGATTGCACCAACAACGGTCAATGTCCGGAACAATTAAATTTAATTGCTTTTGTTGACGAAAACAATAATGGTACAAAAGAGGAAGAGGAAATACTATTTAATAGCGGTTCATTTGTTTATGAAATAAATAATTCAGGCGAAACTATTTATGGAAATTCAGGAAATGGTAATTTTACAATTTTTGAATCCAACCCGGATAATAGTTACGACTTTAGTTTTGAAGTGAATGATGCTTTAGCTGCTTATTTTTCATCCACCGCAACTTATTCAAACATTACTGCTCCTGAAGGAAGTGGTTTATCAACCTATTATTTCCCTATTACATCCATTCAACCGTATGCCGATGTAAGTGTTACACTATTTGCAAATTCGCAACCAAGACCTGGATTTACTTATACAAATACTATTGCTATCAAAAACAATAGTTATACAACTGTTCCTTTTGGAAATATAAGTTTTACAAAAGATAATGATGTTACTATTATATCTGTGTCAGAAATTAGTATAGTATCAACTGCTTCTGGTTTTGATTATAGCTATTCAGACTTGGCTCCGTTTGAAACTCGTTATCTAACTGTTACGATGCAAGTGCCAACAATGCCAACTGTAAACTTAGGTGATGTTTTAACCAATTCCGTTTCTATAGAAGCGATTGAAAATGAGGTTAATTTAACAAACAACACGTTCTCCTTATCACAAGTTGTAGTTGGTTCGTATGATCCAAATGATAAAAACGAATCGCATGGTGGAAAAATTGTGTTTGCGGATTTTACGGCAGACGATTATCTTTATTACACCATTCGTTTTGAAAATACCGGAACAGCTGCAGCAGAATTTATCAGAATTGAAGACACATTGCAAAACAGTTTAGATGAAACAACTTTTGAAATGCTAAATGCCAGTCATCAGTATAATGTAAGAAGAACTGATAATCAATTGGTTTGGAATTTCTTAGATATTGATTTACCGCCAACCATCGAAGATGCAGAATTAAGTCAAGGTTTTATTCACTTTAAAATTAAACCAAAACCGGGATTTGCGATTGGAGATATGATTGAAAATACAGCCGAAATTTATTTTGATTACAATCCACCCATTATAACTAACACGATAGAATCTGAATTTGTTGAGAATTTATCGGTTGCGGATTTTTCTGTTTCAAGAGTGGTTCTGTATCCAAATCCGACAAAGAACAATTTTCAGATTCAGTTGAGCGGAAGTGATTTTATTGAACAAATTTCTGTTTTTGATGTGCTAGGAAAACGTATTTATAAACAAAATATGATTGAAAGTAATTCTGCATCAGTTGATACTTCTACTTTTAATGAAGGAATTTATTTGGTGGAAATTACAACAACATCCAATCAACGAATTCTCAAAAAAATAGTGAAACAATAA
- a CDS encoding BaiN/RdsA family NAD(P)/FAD-dependent oxidoreductase: protein MYDVLIIGGGAAGFFTAINLAEKNPNYKIAILERGKEVLTKVRVSGGGRCNVTHACFVPNDLVKFYPRGEKELRGPFHQFCSGDTIEWFEKHGVELKIEEDGRMFPVSDSSQTIIDCFLNATQKHKIEILTGQSVQSIFRSEDNWKVETNQQTFRCENLVMTTGSNPKIWEMLERLGHSIVPPVPSLFTFNIKDKRIKDLMGLSAFASVKVQNSKLSASGPLLITHWGMSGPGILRLSAWGARELFDKNYQFILEVNWLNDATLEETENQLKDLKLEHAKKIVVKKSPFDFPNRLWESLVLASEISLETKWADLSKKQLQNLTLQLTNGKFQVNGKSTFKEEFVTAGGIDLKEINFKTMESKLLPKVYFAGEIVNIDAITGGFNFQNAWTSGFIVSESITKL from the coding sequence ATGTATGATGTCCTGATTATAGGTGGTGGTGCAGCCGGTTTTTTTACCGCTATCAACCTCGCCGAAAAAAATCCTAACTATAAAATTGCGATTCTTGAACGTGGAAAGGAAGTGCTCACGAAAGTGCGTGTTTCCGGTGGCGGACGTTGCAATGTAACTCACGCTTGTTTTGTTCCAAACGATTTAGTGAAATTTTATCCGCGTGGCGAAAAAGAATTGCGAGGTCCGTTTCATCAATTTTGTTCCGGCGATACGATTGAATGGTTTGAAAAACATGGTGTAGAATTAAAAATTGAAGAAGATGGACGGATGTTTCCGGTTTCAGATTCTTCGCAAACCATTATTGATTGTTTTTTAAATGCAACCCAAAAACATAAAATTGAAATCTTAACCGGTCAAAGTGTGCAGTCTATTTTTCGTTCGGAAGATAATTGGAAAGTAGAAACCAATCAGCAAACTTTTCGTTGTGAAAATTTAGTGATGACCACCGGAAGCAATCCAAAAATTTGGGAAATGCTTGAAAGATTAGGTCATTCCATTGTTCCGCCGGTTCCTTCCCTATTTACATTTAACATTAAAGACAAACGAATTAAGGATTTAATGGGTTTATCGGCTTTTGCTTCTGTAAAGGTGCAAAACTCAAAACTTTCGGCTTCGGGACCGCTTTTGATCACACATTGGGGAATGAGTGGTCCGGGAATTTTGCGACTTTCCGCTTGGGGAGCAAGAGAATTATTTGATAAAAATTACCAATTTATATTAGAAGTCAATTGGCTCAATGATGCCACTTTAGAAGAAACTGAAAACCAGTTGAAAGATTTAAAATTAGAACATGCCAAAAAAATCGTAGTCAAAAAATCCCCTTTTGATTTCCCGAATCGTTTATGGGAAAGTTTGGTTTTGGCTTCAGAAATTTCGTTGGAAACCAAGTGGGCCGATTTGTCTAAAAAACAACTTCAAAATTTAACCTTGCAATTGACGAATGGAAAATTTCAAGTAAACGGAAAAAGTACTTTTAAAGAAGAATTTGTTACCGCAGGTGGAATCGATTTAAAGGAAATTAATTTTAAAACGATGGAAAGTAAATTACTTCCAAAAGTATATTTTGCCGGAGAAATTGTAAATATTGATGCCATTACTGGCGGGTTCAATTTTCAAAATGCGTGGACGAGTGGGTTTATTGTGAGTGAAAGTATCACTAAACTCTAA
- a CDS encoding glycerophosphodiester phosphodiesterase codes for MKKPLNIGHRGAMGHETENTIASVKKALELNVDMIEIDVFLIKSGELVVFHDETLDSLTNTSGKIEDFTLEELQKVVVKGNHQIPTLEEVIKTIDKKVPLNIELKGKNTAKPTFELLEKYYQEGWKKDDFVISSFVWDELETFRKLDDKISIAILTEENPIDAIEIGKKLKAVAINPWWKTLTEENSQRIHDEGFLIYTYTVNEPTDIKFVTELGVDGIFCNFPERLH; via the coding sequence ATGAAAAAACCACTCAACATTGGTCATCGAGGTGCGATGGGACACGAAACAGAAAACACGATTGCTTCCGTTAAAAAAGCATTGGAGTTAAATGTGGATATGATTGAAATTGATGTTTTTTTGATAAAAAGCGGTGAGCTGGTTGTTTTTCATGATGAAACTTTAGACAGTTTAACTAATACTTCCGGGAAGATTGAAGATTTTACGCTTGAAGAATTACAAAAAGTGGTAGTGAAAGGAAACCATCAAATTCCAACGTTAGAAGAAGTTATTAAAACGATTGACAAAAAAGTACCTCTTAACATTGAATTAAAAGGAAAAAACACAGCAAAACCTACTTTTGAATTATTGGAAAAATACTATCAAGAAGGTTGGAAGAAAGATGATTTTGTGATTTCCAGTTTTGTATGGGATGAATTGGAAACATTCAGAAAATTGGATGATAAAATATCTATCGCAATTCTAACGGAAGAAAATCCTATAGATGCAATTGAGATAGGAAAAAAGTTAAAAGCTGTTGCCATCAATCCGTGGTGGAAAACGTTAACAGAAGAAAATAGTCAACGAATTCACGACGAAGGTTTTCTTATTTACACTTATACGGTTAACGAACCAACAGACATTAAATTTGTTACAGAATTGGGTGTGGATGGAATTTTTTGTAATTTCCCCGAAAGATTACACTAA